Proteins from one Arthrobacter sp. Soc17.1.1.1 genomic window:
- a CDS encoding GGDEF domain-containing protein gives MTLDTTTLQAAFGAIAITLFMLFYTVSFRQTRSAYSAWWCAAIAFFFTGTTSYLLDGTVHQVWANPLGNTLLVTGAVCVWAGARTLRTSRPGWLQLAAAPLLTLAASVIDDPAVNSWSGGPVFLGMMSLAIGLASWELWRLPSSYSKVQAPLAVSSGFVAVLYLARCLAFVVEGPDGHVFTTYFGSGITTLVTMLLLVVVSFSAAALSAEQIATDLRARADRDALTGLLNRSGFLDLAATHADRLARADRPGTLILADLDFFKTVNDTHGHAAGDTVLKAFAEACAETVRSTDLVGRYGGEEFIFLLPGASVARSEDIARAVSLALRGHSTPGGFEMPTVSYGIAAIEASDYDLDAAIAAADQALYAAKASGRDKSVRAIGPAMEKGRDSPAGPPGGTPGV, from the coding sequence ATGACACTGGACACGACCACCCTGCAGGCGGCATTCGGGGCTATCGCCATCACGCTCTTCATGCTCTTCTACACGGTGTCGTTCCGGCAGACGCGTTCGGCCTACAGCGCCTGGTGGTGCGCGGCGATCGCCTTCTTCTTCACAGGGACCACCAGTTACCTGCTGGACGGAACGGTGCACCAGGTGTGGGCCAACCCGCTGGGCAACACGCTGCTGGTCACGGGAGCGGTCTGCGTCTGGGCAGGAGCGCGGACCCTGCGCACGAGCAGGCCCGGCTGGCTGCAGCTGGCCGCGGCGCCGCTGCTCACGCTGGCGGCCTCGGTAATCGACGACCCTGCCGTCAATTCGTGGTCCGGCGGTCCGGTGTTCCTCGGGATGATGTCCCTGGCCATCGGTCTCGCGTCGTGGGAGCTGTGGCGCCTGCCGAGCAGCTACAGCAAGGTGCAGGCTCCTCTCGCGGTCTCCTCCGGCTTCGTGGCGGTCCTCTACCTCGCGCGGTGTCTCGCATTCGTCGTGGAAGGACCCGACGGCCACGTGTTCACCACCTATTTCGGCTCGGGGATCACGACGCTCGTGACCATGCTGCTGCTCGTCGTCGTCTCCTTCAGCGCAGCGGCGCTCAGTGCCGAGCAGATCGCCACCGATCTGCGGGCCAGAGCCGACCGTGACGCGCTGACGGGGCTCCTCAACCGATCGGGCTTCCTCGACCTCGCCGCCACGCACGCGGACCGGCTGGCGCGGGCGGATCGTCCCGGGACGCTGATCCTCGCGGACCTCGACTTCTTCAAGACCGTGAACGACACGCACGGGCATGCGGCCGGGGACACCGTGCTGAAGGCCTTCGCGGAGGCCTGCGCCGAGACGGTCCGCTCCACGGATCTGGTGGGACGCTACGGGGGCGAGGAGTTCATCTTCCTGCTGCCGGGAGCATCGGTCGCGAGGAGCGAGGACATCGCCCGGGCTGTGAGTCTGGCTCTTCGGGGACATTCGACCCCGGGCGGCTTCGAGATGCCGACCGTCAGCTATGGCATCGCCGCGATCGAGGCGAGCGACTACGATCTGGATGCTGCCATCGCGGCGGCCGATCAGGCGCTCTATGCCGCGAAGGCCAGTGGCCGCGACAAGTCCGTCCGGGCGATCGGACCGGCAATGGAGAAGGGGCGTGACTCGCCGGCGGGACCGCCGGGCGGGACCCCCGGCGTATGA
- a CDS encoding 6-phospho-beta-glucosidase, with protein sequence MPETPGTGARLVIVGGGGFRVPLVYRALAEGPFAGLVSDVVLLDAQPERARAIARVLKALPRRGGGPQPSVRVEDRLEDALPGADVVFAAVRSGGTEGRILDERVALAAGLLGQETVGAGGISYALRSIPDMMRVAAMMREVAPDAWLINFTNPAGMVTEALSAVLGTRVIGICDSASGLVTRAARAAGMDLRGTLAGVDYVGLNHLGWLRRLDDGEKDHLPGLLADPLRLGGFEEGRLFGPDLLRVLGALPNEYLFYYYFHREALRSIGAADRTRGEILRDQQRDLYPRLAAAEDPFAVWEAARLERESGYLAEARSGDEERDEADLAGGGYERVALQVMRALLTGRRAELILNVRNGPTFPELPADAVVEVPSVVDATGAHPLPAAPLTLHQLGLMAAVKAVEQDTVRAAVHGDRDAALRALAGHPLVDSFHAAGRVLTGYEEAFPALRASWVD encoded by the coding sequence TTGCCTGAGACGCCCGGTACAGGTGCGCGGCTCGTCATCGTGGGCGGAGGAGGTTTCCGTGTCCCGCTGGTCTACCGGGCGCTCGCGGAGGGTCCGTTCGCCGGGCTCGTGTCCGACGTCGTCCTGCTCGACGCCCAGCCGGAGCGTGCGCGCGCGATCGCGCGCGTCCTGAAGGCCCTGCCGCGGAGGGGTGGGGGCCCTCAGCCGTCCGTGCGCGTCGAGGACCGCCTCGAGGATGCGCTGCCCGGTGCCGACGTCGTCTTCGCCGCGGTGCGCAGCGGCGGGACCGAGGGACGCATCCTCGACGAGCGTGTCGCCCTGGCCGCCGGACTGCTCGGGCAGGAGACCGTGGGCGCCGGAGGGATCTCCTACGCGCTCCGCTCCATCCCGGACATGATGCGCGTCGCTGCCATGATGCGCGAGGTCGCGCCGGACGCGTGGCTCATCAACTTCACGAATCCCGCCGGGATGGTCACGGAGGCGCTCTCGGCGGTCCTGGGCACCCGGGTCATCGGTATCTGCGACTCGGCGTCCGGTCTGGTGACGCGCGCGGCGCGTGCGGCCGGCATGGACCTGCGCGGCACGCTCGCGGGAGTCGACTACGTGGGCCTCAACCACCTGGGCTGGCTCCGCAGGCTCGACGACGGCGAGAAGGACCACCTCCCCGGGCTGCTCGCCGACCCTCTGCGCCTGGGCGGCTTCGAGGAGGGGCGGCTCTTCGGTCCGGACCTGCTCCGGGTCCTCGGTGCGCTGCCCAACGAGTACCTGTTCTACTACTACTTCCACCGCGAGGCGCTCCGCTCCATCGGTGCTGCGGACAGGACGCGGGGGGAGATCCTGCGGGACCAGCAGCGGGACCTCTACCCGCGGCTCGCGGCCGCCGAGGACCCCTTCGCTGTCTGGGAGGCCGCCCGGCTCGAACGGGAATCCGGCTATCTCGCCGAGGCGCGGAGCGGGGACGAGGAGCGTGACGAGGCGGATCTCGCCGGGGGCGGCTACGAGCGCGTGGCGCTGCAGGTCATGCGGGCACTGCTCACGGGCCGACGTGCGGAGCTGATCCTCAATGTGCGCAACGGGCCCACGTTCCCCGAGCTGCCGGCGGACGCCGTCGTCGAGGTACCGTCCGTCGTGGACGCGACGGGAGCGCACCCGCTGCCGGCGGCGCCCCTGACGCTGCACCAGCTCGGTCTCATGGCGGCCGTCAAGGCCGTCGAACAGGACACCGTGCGTGCGGCGGTGCACGGCGACCGCGATGCCGCCCTTCGCGCACTCGCCGGGCACCCGCTGGTCGACTCGTTCCACGCTGCCGGGAGGGTGCTCACCGGTTACGAGGAGGCGTTCCCCGCACTGAGGGCGTCCTGGGTCGACTGA
- a CDS encoding HNH endonuclease signature motif containing protein, with the protein MSLALADPEAGTEESLISLVPVLEAAGRWFGARADVLPRAELVTCLESVEALSRTLDYLQAVGAAAAERQRIAGIGVRIESEPAVGCDSGWGHGWSSGSGMASGAGWGTRPDLDSDTSPGTRMASGASAGQGSDTDSDSSWGIDSASDTPPGIKTGAGIHSGSPSDQSALRQQNEFRDTADYLRARLRITRAEARRRIRLGLAVTGQPTLTGDICPPRYEVLAAAFATGVLGADAALQVHDGVDRARTNAEPAAVLAMEECLTAQAVESDGDLLRVVTRRWECALDPDGREPTEETLRAQQGVFVRGRRRGLQRLEIAADDEQFEYLLTAMNTATNPRLRTAAPGSAPLADGTPGTASLATDCSGPDGSDSAEASDLPETRTRPQLLLDGLVGACQVALATDTLPATGGHRPQVMVTIDYRTLMGQLHERAGGTARARGYRPDLPSMDRPIGRSGGDGTFTADSGGGDPRSGPSISTAERLEPPPGGYSVFGGPMSASVVRKMACDADIIPIVLGGQGEILDAGRARRLFGVAQRRALVARDRGCAFPSCTIPAVWTEAHHITPWTDGGPTDVSNGCLLCSFHHRLIEQGNWVIEVKEGLPWFIPPPYLDPRRVPRRNEHRELAL; encoded by the coding sequence ATGTCACTCGCACTCGCTGATCCGGAAGCCGGCACGGAGGAATCGTTGATCTCCCTCGTGCCCGTGCTGGAAGCGGCCGGCCGATGGTTCGGTGCACGGGCAGACGTCCTACCGAGAGCTGAACTGGTGACGTGTCTTGAATCGGTGGAGGCCCTTTCCCGGACGTTGGACTACCTGCAGGCCGTCGGAGCTGCTGCCGCGGAACGGCAGCGGATCGCGGGAATCGGCGTGCGCATCGAGTCAGAACCAGCGGTGGGCTGTGACTCGGGCTGGGGCCACGGCTGGAGCTCGGGCTCGGGCATGGCCTCGGGCGCGGGGTGGGGCACGCGCCCCGACTTGGACTCGGACACCTCCCCAGGCACAAGGATGGCCTCGGGCGCGAGCGCGGGGCAGGGCTCGGATACGGACTCGGACTCGAGTTGGGGCATCGACTCGGCCTCGGACACCCCTCCAGGCATAAAAACGGGCGCGGGCATCCACTCCGGCTCGCCGAGCGACCAGAGCGCCCTTCGGCAGCAGAATGAATTCCGCGACACGGCCGACTATCTTCGTGCTCGGCTCCGGATCACGAGGGCCGAGGCCCGGCGGCGGATACGGCTGGGCCTGGCGGTGACCGGGCAGCCGACCCTGACCGGTGACATCTGTCCGCCCCGCTACGAGGTACTGGCGGCGGCTTTTGCGACAGGCGTCCTCGGTGCGGATGCCGCGCTCCAAGTGCATGACGGCGTCGATCGTGCCCGCACGAACGCCGAACCCGCGGCGGTGCTCGCCATGGAGGAATGCCTCACGGCGCAGGCGGTCGAATCCGACGGCGACCTTCTCCGTGTCGTGACTCGACGGTGGGAATGCGCGCTGGACCCCGATGGCCGTGAGCCCACCGAGGAGACGCTGCGAGCCCAACAGGGCGTCTTCGTGAGGGGGCGACGGCGCGGCCTGCAGCGACTCGAGATCGCAGCCGACGACGAACAGTTCGAGTACCTTCTGACCGCCATGAACACTGCGACCAATCCGCGCCTCAGGACAGCGGCTCCCGGTTCCGCCCCTCTCGCCGACGGCACCCCGGGCACAGCAAGTCTCGCTACAGACTGTTCCGGTCCGGACGGCTCCGACTCCGCGGAAGCCTCCGACCTCCCCGAGACTCGCACACGGCCCCAGTTACTCCTCGACGGGCTGGTCGGCGCCTGCCAGGTAGCTCTCGCGACGGACACTCTGCCCGCCACGGGCGGTCATCGGCCTCAGGTCATGGTCACGATCGACTATCGGACTCTCATGGGGCAACTCCATGAGCGGGCAGGCGGCACCGCTCGGGCGCGCGGGTATCGTCCGGACCTTCCCTCGATGGATCGTCCGATCGGCCGCAGCGGCGGCGACGGCACCTTCACTGCCGACAGCGGAGGCGGCGATCCACGCTCCGGACCGTCGATCAGCACGGCGGAGCGCCTCGAGCCTCCACCCGGCGGCTACAGCGTTTTCGGTGGGCCGATGAGCGCGAGCGTGGTGCGGAAGATGGCCTGTGACGCGGACATCATCCCGATCGTCCTGGGAGGACAGGGCGAGATCCTCGATGCCGGTCGTGCCCGTCGTCTTTTCGGCGTAGCCCAGCGACGAGCACTTGTGGCCCGGGACAGGGGTTGCGCCTTTCCCTCCTGCACCATCCCGGCGGTCTGGACCGAAGCACACCACATCACACCCTGGACGGACGGCGGACCGACCGATGTCTCCAACGGGTGCCTGCTCTGCTCCTTCCATCACCGACTGATCGAGCAGGGCAACTGGGTCATCGAGGTGAAGGAGGGATTGCCCTGGTTCATCCCGCCGCCCTATCTCGATCCCCGACGGGTCCCACGTCGGAACGAGCACCGGGAGCTGGCGTTGTGA
- a CDS encoding GNAT family N-acetyltransferase, whose translation MLQFRPAGPGDWSALWVIMEPVARAGETYCWDTSMDEAAGRLEWLPGPGGADPTLVVHVAVDAETGRVVGTAQLHANRGGNGAHVANASFLVAADAGGQGVGRALADHVLQEARAAGYTAMQFNAVVQTNERAVALWTSLGFVIVGTVPGAFLHPSAGPTGLHIMHRFL comes from the coding sequence ATGCTGCAGTTCCGCCCGGCCGGGCCGGGTGACTGGTCCGCACTCTGGGTCATCATGGAACCGGTTGCCAGAGCGGGCGAGACCTACTGCTGGGACACCTCCATGGATGAGGCGGCAGGACGGCTCGAGTGGCTTCCCGGTCCCGGAGGCGCCGATCCCACGCTCGTCGTCCATGTGGCCGTCGACGCAGAGACCGGCCGCGTGGTCGGCACCGCGCAACTGCATGCCAACCGTGGCGGCAACGGAGCCCACGTCGCCAACGCCTCTTTCCTGGTGGCTGCCGACGCCGGAGGCCAGGGCGTCGGCCGTGCCCTCGCCGATCACGTGCTCCAGGAGGCGCGCGCCGCAGGATATACGGCGATGCAGTTCAACGCCGTGGTGCAGACGAACGAACGCGCGGTCGCTCTGTGGACGTCGCTCGGCTTCGTGATCGTCGGCACCGTTCCCGGAGCGTTCCTACACCCCTCGGCCGGACCGACCGGCCTCCACATCATGCACCGGTTCCTCTAG
- a CDS encoding HpcH/HpaI aldolase family protein, giving the protein MTAAQPARDPLLGAWATLGEPRLTVELARSGVGWVGLDAQHGHFDDHALRTTLGLRPSESAPMLVRVASNDPALIGRALDAGADGVIVPLVDSVADAEKAVAASHYPPSGTRSWGPLPGSRAVHSPGSDGGTHPVPLCAVMIETAAALDAVDELAAVPGVDMIFVGPFDLSLALGLHVDDLLAAPAAEAPLARITRACTDAGITAGAYAGTPERAALLAAAGFEWIAASTDAALVSLGVGEMRRRMLSGAPGQSTQDALSAGNASS; this is encoded by the coding sequence ATGACTGCCGCACAGCCCGCCCGCGATCCGCTCCTCGGCGCCTGGGCGACCCTCGGTGAACCCCGACTGACCGTCGAACTGGCGAGGTCCGGCGTCGGTTGGGTGGGGCTCGACGCGCAGCACGGGCACTTCGACGACCACGCCCTCCGGACCACGCTGGGTCTCCGCCCGTCGGAGTCCGCCCCGATGCTCGTGCGCGTCGCGTCCAACGACCCCGCGCTGATCGGGCGGGCGCTGGACGCGGGAGCGGACGGCGTCATCGTGCCCCTCGTCGACAGCGTGGCCGACGCCGAGAAGGCGGTCGCGGCAAGCCACTACCCGCCCTCCGGCACGCGCAGCTGGGGACCCCTGCCCGGCAGCCGCGCGGTCCACAGCCCGGGCTCCGACGGCGGCACGCACCCCGTCCCGCTGTGTGCCGTGATGATCGAGACCGCTGCCGCACTCGATGCCGTCGACGAGCTCGCCGCCGTACCCGGCGTGGACATGATCTTCGTCGGCCCGTTCGACCTCTCACTCGCGCTCGGGCTGCACGTCGACGACCTCCTGGCCGCACCGGCAGCGGAAGCGCCCCTGGCCCGGATCACGCGCGCCTGCACGGACGCCGGGATCACTGCCGGCGCCTATGCGGGCACCCCTGAGCGCGCAGCCCTGCTCGCCGCGGCGGGCTTCGAGTGGATTGCTGCCAGCACCGACGCCGCCCTGGTCTCCCTGGGCGTGGGGGAGATGCGACGGCGGATGCTGTCCGGAGCGCCGGGTCAGTCGACCCAGGACGCCCTCAGTGCGGGGAACGCCTCCTCGTAA
- the treZ gene encoding malto-oligosyltrehalose trehalohydrolase → MSSVFDVWAPRAESLTLVADGARYPMTQGDGGWWHPTDAPSSSDVSYGYLVNGSETPVPDPRSRRQPEGVHGLSHTFDPAAHAWQDESWQSPGLTGGVIYEMHLGTFTPEGTLDAAIGKLDHLVDLGVQFVELLPVNAFNGTHNWGYDGVLWYAVQETYGGPAAYQRFVDAAHRKGLGVIQDVVHNHLGPSGNYLGLFGPYLTEGTSNTWGDSLNLDGPQSDEVRQYVVDNITQWFRDYHVDGLRLDAVHALHDERAVHILEELATRTDELAEELGKPLFLIAESDLNNPRLIQGRDVGGYGLAGQWSDDFHHAVHVNLTGETEGYYLDFNSVGALAKVLEKGFFHNGTYSSFRERHHGREIDPSRVSPLQLVVATQNHDQIGNRAAGDRISATLNPAQLAQAAVLNILGPFTPMLFMGEEYGASTPWPFFTSHPEPELGKATAEGRLKEFERMGWRPEDVPNPQDPETFASAKLDWAEIEQGHHAELLATYRDLIRLRRSHPELHDADFGSISVDFDEESRWIVLHRGSTHVILNLGDAMATVPVGGAGAEVLLSTVDGVGLLDDAVQLPPHASLVLRPAGA, encoded by the coding sequence ATGAGTTCCGTATTCGATGTCTGGGCGCCCCGCGCCGAGTCCCTGACCCTCGTGGCCGACGGCGCCCGGTACCCGATGACCCAGGGTGACGGTGGCTGGTGGCACCCGACGGACGCCCCGTCGTCGTCCGATGTCTCCTACGGCTACCTGGTGAACGGCTCCGAGACGCCGGTGCCGGACCCCCGTTCACGCCGCCAGCCCGAGGGCGTCCATGGTCTCTCCCACACGTTCGACCCGGCGGCCCATGCCTGGCAGGACGAGTCGTGGCAGTCACCGGGGCTCACCGGCGGGGTCATCTACGAGATGCACCTCGGCACCTTCACGCCGGAGGGGACGCTCGACGCCGCGATCGGCAAGCTCGACCACCTCGTGGACCTCGGGGTGCAGTTCGTGGAACTGCTGCCCGTCAACGCCTTCAACGGCACCCACAACTGGGGCTATGACGGCGTCCTCTGGTACGCGGTGCAGGAGACCTACGGCGGTCCTGCGGCCTACCAGCGCTTCGTCGACGCGGCGCACCGGAAGGGTCTCGGTGTCATCCAGGACGTCGTCCACAACCACCTCGGGCCGAGCGGCAATTACCTCGGCCTCTTCGGCCCGTACCTCACCGAGGGGACGTCCAACACGTGGGGCGACTCCCTCAATCTCGACGGACCGCAGTCGGACGAGGTGCGGCAGTACGTCGTCGACAACATCACCCAGTGGTTCAGGGACTACCACGTGGACGGCCTGCGGCTCGACGCCGTGCATGCCCTCCATGACGAGCGTGCCGTCCACATCCTCGAGGAACTGGCGACGCGGACCGACGAGCTGGCCGAGGAGCTCGGCAAGCCGCTGTTCCTCATCGCCGAGTCGGATCTGAACAACCCGCGCCTGATCCAGGGCCGCGACGTCGGCGGGTACGGGCTCGCCGGGCAGTGGAGCGACGACTTCCACCACGCGGTGCACGTGAACCTCACGGGCGAGACCGAGGGGTACTACCTGGATTTCAACTCCGTGGGCGCACTGGCGAAGGTCCTCGAGAAGGGGTTCTTCCACAACGGCACCTACTCGTCGTTCAGGGAACGCCACCACGGCCGCGAGATCGATCCGTCGCGTGTGTCGCCGCTCCAGCTCGTCGTCGCGACCCAGAACCACGACCAGATCGGCAACAGGGCCGCAGGTGACCGCATCAGCGCGACCCTGAACCCGGCACAGCTCGCGCAGGCTGCCGTCCTGAACATCCTCGGGCCCTTCACCCCGATGCTCTTCATGGGCGAGGAGTACGGTGCCTCCACGCCGTGGCCGTTCTTCACCTCCCACCCGGAACCGGAGCTCGGCAAGGCCACCGCCGAGGGGCGGCTGAAGGAGTTCGAGCGGATGGGCTGGCGTCCGGAGGACGTGCCCAATCCGCAGGACCCGGAGACGTTCGCGTCGGCCAAGCTGGACTGGGCCGAGATCGAGCAGGGGCACCACGCCGAGCTGCTCGCCACCTACCGCGACCTCATCCGCCTTCGTCGGTCGCACCCCGAACTGCACGACGCCGACTTCGGGAGCATCTCGGTGGACTTCGACGAGGAGAGCCGCTGGATCGTCCTCCACAGGGGCAGCACCCACGTCATCCTGAACCTCGGTGACGCCATGGCGACAGTGCCCGTCGGTGGCGCCGGGGCCGAGGTCCTGCTGTCCACGGTCGACGGCGTCGGGCTGCTCGACGACGCGGTGCAGCTCCCGCCGCACGCGTCGCTCGTCCTCCGCCCGGCCGGGGCGTAG
- a CDS encoding GIY-YIG nuclease family protein — MFEPPSVAPGCVLPDETGRTCGGATGGAPFPLCAAHLALVAEWSDAEWGSTDLLPVPCRACGSRIGVRYPSGWVCAACEWRVGDVLDDGLPPPRVDVVYYLRFRDRIKIGTTANPRRRLARIWHDEVLAFERGDRLVERRRHEQFAALRLDRSEWFEAAPDLEEHVARLAAGVDDPWALYTRWLGDAAALRG, encoded by the coding sequence GTGTTCGAACCTCCGTCCGTCGCCCCCGGGTGCGTGCTCCCCGACGAGACGGGGAGGACCTGCGGCGGTGCCACGGGCGGAGCACCCTTCCCGCTCTGTGCGGCGCACCTGGCACTGGTCGCGGAATGGTCGGACGCCGAATGGGGCTCCACCGACCTGCTGCCGGTTCCCTGCCGTGCGTGCGGTTCGCGGATCGGGGTGAGGTACCCGTCCGGCTGGGTGTGTGCGGCCTGTGAGTGGCGGGTGGGCGACGTCCTCGATGACGGCCTGCCGCCTCCGCGCGTCGACGTCGTCTACTACCTCCGGTTCCGGGACCGCATCAAGATCGGGACGACGGCGAATCCGCGCCGACGCCTGGCCCGCATCTGGCACGACGAGGTGCTGGCGTTCGAGCGCGGGGACCGGCTCGTCGAGCGGCGCCGGCACGAGCAGTTCGCGGCACTGAGGCTCGACCGGTCCGAGTGGTTCGAGGCCGCCCCGGACCTGGAGGAGCATGTGGCGCGCCTCGCAGCGGGCGTCGACGACCCGTGGGCGCTGTACACACGCTGGCTCGGAGACGCTGCCGCCCTGCGGGGGTGA
- the mgrA gene encoding L-glyceraldehyde 3-phosphate reductase: MTFHPADDRYASMPYRRVGASGLLLPAVSLGLWHNFGDDKAFDVQRAILRRAFDLGVTHFDLANNYGPPAGSAETNFGRHLRDDFRPFRDELVISTKAGYGMWPGPYGEWGSRKYLLSSLDQSLERMGLEYVDVFYSHRPDPDTPLEETMGALDTAVRSGRALYAGISSYSPELTVKAAAILAELGTPLLIHQPSYSMLNRWTENGSPNLFQALEQVGAGSIAFSPLAQGLLTSRYLDGVPEDSRAAAGKSLDQGQLSSGNLERIRGLHAIAEGRGQSLAQLAIAWVLRDQSKGTPVTSALIGASSVAQLEDSVAAVGNLAFTAEELHAIDEFAVDSDINLWASALKA; this comes from the coding sequence ATGACTTTTCACCCTGCAGATGACCGTTATGCTTCGATGCCGTATCGGCGGGTGGGGGCCAGTGGGCTGTTGTTGCCTGCGGTGTCGTTGGGGCTGTGGCACAACTTCGGGGACGACAAGGCGTTCGATGTGCAGCGTGCCATCCTGCGCCGGGCGTTCGATCTGGGGGTCACGCATTTCGATCTGGCGAACAACTATGGTCCGCCGGCGGGCAGCGCTGAGACGAACTTCGGCCGGCACCTGAGGGATGATTTCCGGCCGTTCCGGGATGAGCTGGTCATCTCCACGAAGGCCGGGTACGGGATGTGGCCGGGCCCGTACGGGGAGTGGGGGTCGCGGAAGTATCTGCTCTCGAGCCTGGATCAGTCGCTGGAGCGGATGGGCCTGGAGTACGTGGATGTGTTCTACAGTCACCGCCCGGACCCGGACACCCCGCTGGAGGAGACGATGGGTGCCCTGGATACCGCGGTGCGCTCGGGGCGTGCCCTGTATGCGGGGATCTCCTCGTACTCGCCCGAGCTCACGGTGAAGGCCGCGGCGATCCTGGCGGAGCTGGGCACGCCGCTGCTGATCCATCAGCCCTCGTATTCGATGCTGAACCGGTGGACGGAGAACGGGTCCCCGAACCTGTTCCAGGCCCTGGAGCAGGTCGGGGCGGGCTCGATCGCGTTCTCGCCGCTGGCGCAGGGGCTGCTCACGAGCCGGTATCTGGACGGGGTGCCCGAGGATTCGAGGGCGGCAGCGGGCAAGTCGCTGGATCAGGGGCAGCTCAGTTCCGGGAACCTGGAGCGGATCCGGGGGTTGCACGCGATCGCGGAGGGTCGGGGGCAGTCGTTGGCGCAGCTGGCGATCGCCTGGGTGCTGCGTGATCAGTCCAAGGGCACTCCGGTGACCTCGGCGCTGATCGGTGCCTCCAGTGTGGCCCAGCTCGAGGACAGCGTGGCAGCGGTGGGGAACCTGGCCTTCACGGCCGAGGAACTGCACGCGATCGACGAGTTCGCCGTGGACTCCGACATCAACCTCTGGGCCAGCGCCCTCAAGGCCTGA